From a region of the Narcine bancroftii isolate sNarBan1 chromosome 5, sNarBan1.hap1, whole genome shotgun sequence genome:
- the LOC138763386 gene encoding carbohydrate sulfotransferase 11-like isoform X3, producing MPDSWTGKARAVLGHQPSTIDKQARSDAQQLHQRRRALLDKACAAQQRQSRKRRLLTAGDLRHLIVDDQHGLLYCYVPKVACTNWKRVMMVLTSAGRYADPLTIPAHEAHVAANLRTLDTFPPAEINRRLRHYLKFLFVREPFERLVSAYRNKFTRAYNTAFHRRYGTTIVRRHRHRPSAEALERGADVSFQEFVWYLVDPKTRRDGPFNEHWETVYSLCHPCLIRYDVLGHYETLASDARYLLALARLEPLISFPASAGGPQAGRTTAAMAAGFFRNISPFYQRKLYQLYQLDFALFNYSVPSYLRLG from the exons ATGCCAGATTCCTGGACAGGAAAGGCGAGGGCAGTCCTGGGTCACCAGCCCTCCACCATCGATAAG CAGGCCCGCTCGGACGCACAGCAGCTGCACCAGCGCCGCCGGGCCCTGCTGGACAAGGCGTGCGCGGCCCAGCAACGGCAAAGCCGCAAGCGGCGGCTGCTGACGGCCGGCGACCTGCGCCACCTGATTGTGGACGACCAGCACGGCCTGCTCTACTGCTATGTGCCCAAGGTGGCGTGCACCAACTGgaagagggtgatgatggtgCTGACCAGCGCCGGCCGCTACGCCGACCCGCTGACCATCCCGGCCCACGAGGCGCACGTGGCGGCCAACCTGCGCACGCTCGACACCTTCCCGCCCGCCGAGATCAACCGGCGCCTCCGCCACTACCTCAAGTTCCTCTTCGTGCGCGAGCCCTTCGAGCGGCTCGTGTCCGCCTACCGCAACAAGTTCACGCGCGCCTACAACACGGCCTTCCACCGGCGCTACGGCACCACCATCGTGAGGCGGCACCGGCACCGGCCCAGCGCCGAGGCCCTGGAGCGCGGCGCCGACGTCTCTTTCCAGGAGTTCGTGTGGTACCTGGTCGACCCGAAGACCCGGCGTGACGGGCCCTTCAACGAGCACTGGGAGACGGTCTACTCGCTCTGCCACCCGTGCCTCATCCGCTACGACGTGCTGGGCCACTACGAGACGCTGGCCAGCGACGCCCGCTACCTGCTGGCCCTGGCGCGCCTGGAGCCGCTCATCTCCTTCCCGGCCTCGGCCGGCGGCCCGCAGGCCGGCCGCACCACCGCCGCCATGGCAGCCGGCTTCTTCCGTAACATCTCGCCCTTCTACCAGAGGAAGCTCTACCAGCTCTACCAGCTCGACTTTGCCCTCTTCAACTACTCCGTGCCCTCCTATCTGCGCCTCGGCTGA